The following proteins are encoded in a genomic region of Serinus canaria isolate serCan28SL12 chromosome 13, serCan2020, whole genome shotgun sequence:
- the LOC103817345 gene encoding serine protease inhibitor Kazal-type 6-like isoform X1: protein MKITGVLLLLSLALFCISVPVTGQLQAAPLYCKNQRTFRNMCSMEYVPHCGSDGVTYPNKCTFCNAFLYVGNKSLPLLSGELT from the exons ATGAAGATTACGGgggtgctgcttctgctctctcTGGCCCTTTTCTGCATCTCAG ttccagTTACTGGTCAGCTGCAG GCTGCACCCCTCTACTGCAAGAACCAGAGGACTTTCAGGAATATGTGTTCCATGGAGTATGTCCCCCACTGTGGGTCTGATGGTGTCACCTACCCCAACAAATGCACCTTCTGCAACGCCTTCCTGTACGTAGGGAATAAAtctcttcccctcctcagtGGTGAATTAACTTAG
- the LOC103817345 gene encoding ovomucoid-like isoform X2: MKITGVLLLLSLALFCISVPVTGQLQAAPLYCKNQRTFRNMCSMEYVPHCGSDGVTYPNKCTFCNAFLRSRGILSLKSLEAC, encoded by the exons ATGAAGATTACGGgggtgctgcttctgctctctcTGGCCCTTTTCTGCATCTCAG ttccagTTACTGGTCAGCTGCAG GCTGCACCCCTCTACTGCAAGAACCAGAGGACTTTCAGGAATATGTGTTCCATGGAGTATGTCCCCCACTGTGGGTCTGATGGTGTCACCTACCCCAACAAATGCACCTTCTGCAACGCCTTCCT gagAAGCCGTGGAATTCTTTCCTTGAAGTCTCTTGAAGCCTGCTAA